A window of Malania oleifera isolate guangnan ecotype guangnan chromosome 5, ASM2987363v1, whole genome shotgun sequence contains these coding sequences:
- the LOC131155707 gene encoding small ubiquitin-related modifier 1-like: protein MSATGGGGGGQEEDRKPVDQSAHINLKVKGQDGNEVFFRIKRTTQLRKLMTAYCDRQSVDFNSIAFLFDGRRLRAEQSPDELEMEDGDEIDAMLHQTGGGQGST from the exons ATGTCTGCAACTGGAGGCGGTGGCGGTGGGCAGGAGGAGGACAGGAAGCCCGTTGATCAGTCTGCTCACATTAACCTCAAGGTCAAGGGCCAG GATGGTAATGAGGTGTTCTTTAGGATCAAAAGAACCACCCAGCTGCGGAAGCTCATGACAGCCTACTGTGACCGACAATCAGTGGACTTCAACTCTATTGCTTTCTTATTTGATGGGCGTAGACTGAGGGCAGAACAGAGTCCAGATGAG CTTGAAATGGAGGATGGAGATGAAATTGATGCGATGCTGCACCAAACTGGAGGTGGGCAAGGCAGTACTTGA